The DNA segment ATGGAGTCTTCCGGGGCATTGGCGCGGATCAGGTCCGCCTCCGTGGGGCGCAGGCGCAGCAGGTCACTCAGGAGCTTGCGGGCGCTGGCCTGCACCATTTCTTCCTGGCCGGACAGCACGTCTTCCAGCGGCCACAGCGTCACCTCGGCACTCAGGTAGGGCCTGCTGAAATCGAAGTCCTGCACGGTGAAGCGCTCGCCGCCCACCACGACGATGGTGCTGGTGCCGTCCTCGTGGGTCTGGGCCTGTTGCAGGTGCGCCATCGTGCCCACCCTGGAAATCCGCTCGTGAAAGGGGGTGGACACCTCTTCTGAAGTTTCCACGATCTGGACGATCCCAAACGGTTCACCGCTGGCCTGCGTGTCCAGGAGAAGCGCGCGGTAACGCTGCTCGAAAACGTAGAGCGGCAGTATCACGCCTGGAAACAGCACCAAGTTATGCAGGGGAAACAGGGGAACGGTCATCTGGCCCTCATGGTGCGCCCGTTGGGAGAAAGGGACTTGAGCGGAACCCACAATAAAAAGGTGAAAAACGCTTGGATTTCATTCGGATTGTTCGTTTGCATCAATGTTTTTCCTGCGCCGTGCCCGTCTGGGGACAGGAGCGGGGGGTGCATTCCAGCCCTGTAACTGCTCTGCCGTAACGCCCAGTTCCAGCAACGTGGCGGTGTCCTGCGGCGTCAGTTCCGCGCCCGACAACAGATCGGGACGGCGGGTCAGGGTGCGCCTTAGCGCCTGCTCCCGCCGCCAGAGGGCCACCGCGCCGTGGTTGCCGCCGCGCAGCACGTCCGGCACGCTCTGGCCGTGCCAATCGGGAGGCCGGGTGTATTCGGGGTAATCCAGCAGGCCGCTGCTGAAGCTGTCGGCGCGGTGCGAGTCCGGGTCACCGATCACGCCGGGCAGCAGCCGGGCCACCGCCTCCAGCACGGACGCTGCCGCCGCCTCGCCGCCCATCATCACAAAATCGCCGATACTCAGTTCGCGCGTGACCAGCCCCTCGGTGCGGGCATCGAAGCCCTCGTAGCGCCCGCACAGGAAAGCCAGATGGCTTTTTCTTGCCAGTTCCTCGGCCACCGCCTGCGTGAAGGGTTGACCTGCCGGACTGAACAGAATGATCTCGTCCGCCGGGGGCAGGCTGGCGAGTGCGCGCTCGGCCACGTCCACCCGGATCACCATGCCCGCGCCGCCGCCGTAGGGCGTGTCGTCCACTTTCATGTGCTTGTTGTCCGCAAACTCGCGCAATTGCACCAGCTTCACGTCCAGCAGCCCGCGCTCCCTGGCCCTGCCGATAATCGCCTCATTTGCAAAGGGGGCCAGCAGTTCAGGGAACAGGGTCAGGAAGGAGAAGGTCAACACGGTGGAATTCTCAAGCGTCTTCCTGCTCTGGCTCGTCCGTTTCATCGTCCAGGTCGCCCAGCAGTCCTTCCGGCGCATCGGCAGTCAGCGACAGGGAGCTGGGCCGTAACTTGGCCGTTAGATTCACGGTCACATACGGCGCTTGCAGCGGAATCAATGCCTCTCCACCCTCATGCGTGACCACCAGCAGATCCTGATGCCCGGCGTCCAGCACGTCCTTGACCGTTCCTAACTCCACGCCTTCCGCGTCGCTGAGGGTCAGGCCGCGCAACTCGTGGAAGTAGTACACGCCGTCTTCGGGGGTGGGCAACTCATCATCGGCGGCGTAGACGTTCAGGCCGCGTAGCGTTTCGGCCCCCTCACGTGAGGACAGACCCGCCAGTTGCAGGGCCACGCCGGGAGCGAGCTGAGTGGTCCGCACCACCCCCAGCCAGCCGCGCCCCTCCACGTACACCCGCCTGAGTTTCTTGAACTGCGCGGCGTCGCCCAGCACGTAGACCTTGGCTGCGCCCTGAACGCCGTGTGGTCCCAGGAAATAGCCCAGACGGGTAATCTCGGTTCCTGCCGCCGTATTCGGATCAGTCACGCTCAACCCTTGCGCGGGGCGTCCAGGTCGACGTTCACGCGCTCGCGGGGGTCACTGGCGGCGCGCACCAGCGTGCGGATGGCCTGGATCACGCGGCCCTGCCGTCCGATCAATCGGCCTTCCTCGCCGGGGGCGACGCGTACCATCACGGTTGGCCCCTTCTTGGACACGCGCACCAGCGACGGCTGATCCACCACGCTTTGCGCCAGGAACAGGGTCAGGTCAGTCGGATCGCTTTTCATGGCGTGCATTCTAAAGGGAGTGGCGTGACGGCAGGCTGACAGACGCACGGGGAAAACGAAAAAGGCCCCCGTAGGAGCCTCATTCTTAAATTCAGACGTTCAGGAAAACTTGACGCCCTGCGACTTCAGCAGGCGACGGGCGGTATCGGTGGGCTGTGCGCCGACGCCGATCCAGTACTGGGCGCGCTCGTTGTTGACCTTCAGGTACGTCTCGGAGGTCTTGCGGGGATCATAGTGACCGATGTTCTCGATGTAGCCACCATCGCGCGCGACGCGGCTGTCGGTCACGACGATGCGGTAGTGGGGGTTATGGGTGGAACCAAAGCGGGACAGGCGAATCTTGACCATGATGGAGAACCTCTGATTTGCGTCTTCACGCGTGTATTTGAAGGTGTTGCACCCGCAAGGATGGCGGGGATCATACGGGCCGACAGCAGCCAACCGGGCCGCGCACCGAAGAAGAGTATCAGAGCCGGAGGCGGGGAGGCAAGGGGCGCGAGGCTCCCGGTCCCGCTGCTTCTGCCCAGCTTGACAGTTCGCCCACCCTGGCCCGATGGTGCGCCCATGAGCGACACGCCCCCCCGACGCGCCGAACTGCTGACCCGGCTGGCCTCCCAGGTGAAGGTAGAGGGGCAGTTGCCCGTCTATCTCCAGCTTCGACA comes from the Deinococcus sp. AJ005 genome and includes:
- a CDS encoding LON peptidase substrate-binding domain-containing protein, which encodes MTVPLFPLHNLVLFPGVILPLYVFEQRYRALLLDTQASGEPFGIVQIVETSEEVSTPFHERISRVGTMAHLQQAQTHEDGTSTIVVVGGERFTVQDFDFSRPYLSAEVTLWPLEDVLSGQEEMVQASARKLLSDLLRLRPTEADLIRANAPEDSMLLASFVAGLLPGLSAQQREDALRAPSLLDRLDVLLGAVPRDMKLMN
- the trmD gene encoding tRNA (guanosine(37)-N1)-methyltransferase TrmD, encoding MLTFSFLTLFPELLAPFANEAIIGRARERGLLDVKLVQLREFADNKHMKVDDTPYGGGAGMVIRVDVAERALASLPPADEIILFSPAGQPFTQAVAEELARKSHLAFLCGRYEGFDARTEGLVTRELSIGDFVMMGGEAAAASVLEAVARLLPGVIGDPDSHRADSFSSGLLDYPEYTRPPDWHGQSVPDVLRGGNHGAVALWRREQALRRTLTRRPDLLSGAELTPQDTATLLELGVTAEQLQGWNAPPAPVPRRARRRKNIDANEQSE
- the rimM gene encoding ribosome maturation factor RimM (Essential for efficient processing of 16S rRNA); translated protein: MTDPNTAAGTEITRLGYFLGPHGVQGAAKVYVLGDAAQFKKLRRVYVEGRGWLGVVRTTQLAPGVALQLAGLSSREGAETLRGLNVYAADDELPTPEDGVYYFHELRGLTLSDAEGVELGTVKDVLDAGHQDLLVVTHEGGEALIPLQAPYVTVNLTAKLRPSSLSLTADAPEGLLGDLDDETDEPEQEDA
- a CDS encoding KH domain-containing protein, whose protein sequence is MKSDPTDLTLFLAQSVVDQPSLVRVSKKGPTVMVRVAPGEEGRLIGRQGRVIQAIRTLVRAASDPRERVNVDLDAPRKG
- the rpsP gene encoding 30S ribosomal protein S16 — its product is MVKIRLSRFGSTHNPHYRIVVTDSRVARDGGYIENIGHYDPRKTSETYLKVNNERAQYWIGVGAQPTDTARRLLKSQGVKFS